The following are encoded together in the Hemicordylus capensis ecotype Gifberg chromosome 4, rHemCap1.1.pri, whole genome shotgun sequence genome:
- the LOC128323918 gene encoding 60S ribosomal protein L10a-like isoform X2, with protein sequence MSSKVSRDTLYEAVREVLQGSQTKPRKFLESVELQVSLKNYDPQKDKRFSGTVRLKSAPRPKFSICVLGDQQHCDEAKAVDMPHMDIEALKKLNKNKKLVKKLAKKYDAFLASESLIKQIPRILGPGLNKAGKFPSLLTHNENMVAKADEVKSTIKFQMKKVLCLAVAVGHVKMEEDELVYNIHLAVNFLVSLLKKNWQNVRALYVKSTMGKPQRLY encoded by the exons CAGCAAGGTTTCTCGTGACACTCTGTACGAAGCTGTACGGGAGGTCCTTCAGGGAAGTCAGACAAAACCACGCAA GTTTTTGGAGAGTGTGGAATTGCAGGTCAGTCTGAAAAACTATGACCCACAGAAGGACAAGCGTTTTTCTGGCACTGTCAG GCTTAAGTCTGCTCCACGACCTAAATTCTCAATCTGTGTGCTGGGGGACCAGCAGCACTGTGATGAAGCCAAAGCAGTTGACATGCCTCACATGGACATAGAGGCTCTGAAGAAACTCAATAAGAACAAGAAGCTAGTGAAAAAACTGG CAAAGAAATATGATGCTTTCCTGGCCTCTGAGTCCCTGATCAAACAGATTCCTCGAATCCTGGGTCCAGGCCTGAACAAAGCTGGCAAGTTCCCCTCTCTCCTCACTCACAATGAGAACATGGTGGCCAAAGCTGATGAGGTCAAGTCCACTATTAAGTTTCAGATGAAAAAG GTGCTCTGTCTGGCtgtggctgttggtcatgtgaAAATGGAAGAAGACGAATTGGTCTATAACATTCACTTGGCTGTCAATTTCCTAGTGTCATTGCTGAAGAAAAACTGGCAAAATGTACGTGCCTTGTATGTCAAGAGTACCATGGGGAAGCCTCAGCGCCTTTACTAA